A region from the Gloeocapsa sp. PCC 73106 genome encodes:
- a CDS encoding S-layer homology domain-containing protein: MTNQPQNPKRLDLDEKIAILVAFSAIGTVLAWGLTRNDQVINATLFSQSPTPETAITQPEELPSNQRETVVTAPRSSPTPIPAAIPSSTLEIILTPIPAPVAIPTPIPAPVAIPIPIPAPVAIPTPTPTPTLDIIITPTPTPEVVPTPTPTPEIVISPMPTPIVGFPDLTQDYWAYPFISALAAKKLFSDRDGFDFKPNEYITRSEYALILTQALALTVKEDKIDFHDVTNQSSEKEAIDSAVRAKFLQGYPGEIFIPDQPISKMQVLLSLVSGLELQPVGDPETILSENFQDWQEIPEYARTAIAAATESGLVINYPNLKMLTPNAQATRAEVAAMIHQALVILEEQSPIDSEYIVAP, from the coding sequence ATGACTAATCAGCCTCAAAACCCGAAAAGACTCGATTTAGACGAGAAGATAGCTATTTTAGTAGCTTTTAGCGCGATAGGGACTGTTTTAGCCTGGGGATTGACTAGAAATGATCAAGTTATCAACGCGACTCTGTTTAGTCAATCACCCACTCCCGAAACAGCAATAACTCAACCTGAGGAATTACCTAGTAACCAGAGGGAAACAGTAGTAACTGCACCCCGATCATCCCCTACCCCGATTCCAGCAGCTATCCCTAGTTCTACACTAGAAATTATTCTTACTCCTATTCCAGCTCCCGTAGCTATACCCACTCCTATTCCAGCTCCCGTAGCTATACCCATTCCTATTCCAGCTCCCGTAGCTATACCCACTCCTACTCCAACTCCTACCCTAGATATTATTATTACCCCTACCCCAACTCCGGAAGTTGTACCCACTCCTACCCCAACTCCGGAAATTGTTATTAGTCCTATGCCAACTCCAATAGTAGGATTTCCAGACCTAACTCAAGATTACTGGGCTTATCCTTTTATATCAGCTTTAGCAGCAAAAAAACTGTTTAGCGATCGCGATGGCTTCGATTTTAAACCCAATGAATACATTACCAGAAGCGAATATGCTTTAATTCTTACCCAAGCTTTAGCATTAACAGTTAAAGAAGATAAAATAGATTTCCACGATGTAACGAATCAATCCTCAGAAAAAGAAGCGATCGACAGCGCAGTAAGAGCAAAATTTTTACAAGGTTATCCTGGGGAAATATTTATACCAGATCAGCCTATCTCTAAAATGCAGGTATTATTATCTCTAGTGAGTGGATTAGAATTGCAACCAGTAGGAGATCCAGAAACGATACTCTCAGAAAATTTCCAAGATTGGCAAGAGATTCCTGAATACGCCCGCACCGCGATCGCAGCAGCTACTGAATCCGGTTTAGTAATTAACTATCCTAACTTGAAAATGTTAACACCTAACGCCCAAGCAACTCGTGCTGAAGTAGCTGCTATGATACATCAAGCTTTAGTTATACTGGAAGAGCAATCTCCCATTGACTCTGAATATATTGTCGCTCCCTAA
- the ribD gene encoding bifunctional diaminohydroxyphosphoribosylaminopyrimidine deaminase/5-amino-6-(5-phosphoribosylamino)uracil reductase RibD, with product MSSSSLPNPRSSLGNAFDRQMMQRALELARTALGKTAPNPMVGAVIVQGEKIVGEGFHPGAGQPHAEVFALKQAGPQAKGATIYVTLEPCNHYGRTPPCTEALISMEVARVIVGMVDPDPRVSGKGIEKLLAAGMEVIVGVETQACQELNEGFVHRVTQHRPFGTLKYAMTLDGKIATTTGDSAWITGKDSREFVYQLRAASDAVIIGGSTLRQDNPHLTTHGVADRSPLRVVMSRGLNLPLEANLWNIQSAPTLVLTETGANQEMQAHLREKGVEIVELEPLEPATVMEYFYQRQFCSVLWECGQKLAASAIAAGAVQKVMAFIAPKIIGGLSAPSPVGDLGLVEMKNALDLQSVTLRQFTHDFLIQGYLR from the coding sequence ATGAGTTCCTCATCTCTTCCTAATCCTAGATCTTCTCTTGGTAACGCCTTTGACCGTCAAATGATGCAGCGGGCTTTAGAATTGGCGCGCACCGCTCTAGGCAAAACCGCACCTAACCCTATGGTAGGAGCAGTAATCGTTCAAGGTGAAAAGATTGTCGGGGAGGGATTTCACCCTGGTGCGGGTCAACCTCACGCCGAAGTTTTTGCTCTCAAACAAGCCGGACCACAAGCAAAAGGAGCTACAATTTACGTAACCCTTGAACCCTGTAACCACTACGGAAGAACACCACCATGTACCGAAGCTCTTATTAGCATGGAGGTAGCTAGGGTCATTGTGGGTATGGTAGATCCAGATCCTCGGGTATCGGGTAAAGGTATCGAAAAATTGCTTGCCGCAGGGATGGAAGTGATAGTTGGGGTGGAAACACAAGCCTGTCAAGAGTTAAATGAAGGCTTTGTGCATCGGGTTACCCAACATCGTCCTTTTGGCACTTTGAAATACGCCATGACTCTCGATGGTAAGATCGCTACGACCACCGGTGATAGCGCTTGGATTACTGGGAAAGACTCCCGGGAGTTCGTCTATCAATTACGCGCAGCTTCTGACGCGGTGATTATCGGTGGTAGCACTCTGCGCCAGGATAATCCCCATTTAACTACCCACGGTGTCGCCGATCGCTCTCCTTTGCGCGTGGTCATGAGTCGTGGCTTGAATTTACCCCTGGAAGCTAATCTCTGGAACATTCAGAGCGCACCTACTTTAGTTTTGACTGAAACTGGCGCTAATCAGGAGATGCAAGCACATTTGAGAGAAAAAGGCGTAGAAATCGTGGAATTAGAGCCTCTAGAACCCGCTACGGTGATGGAGTATTTTTATCAACGTCAGTTTTGCTCGGTTTTGTGGGAATGTGGACAAAAATTAGCCGCTAGCGCGATCGCCGCAGGAGCCGTACAAAAAGTCATGGCGTTCATTGCTCCTAAAATTATTGGTGGTTTGAGCGCTCCTTCTCCTGTGGGGGATTTAGGTTTAGTGGAAATGAAAAATGCTCTGGATCTACAAAGCGTTACCCTGCGTCAATTTACTCACGACTTTTTAATTCAGGGGTATTTACGATAA
- a CDS encoding class I SAM-dependent methyltransferase yields the protein MNNVTSNAKVFELEETVKSWDNDYYQPVAEYYYDQAIPTMLKLMGVQPGSKVLDAGCGPGVHSIRIAKQNCQVMAIDFSKTMLQNAKQRVEKAGFSTAVEFQQEDLTALSFPDASFQYVFSWGVIIHIQEIEKALNELTRIVDTNGKLALYVTNNNALDHLVEKIAKFCLRQPILRKQKLSIGEGTWYDFNGEKLWVWQFDTNFLTQYIEARGFRKTHHIIGEFTENQRRVQGIFRKFLLQLNNFCYALKVHPSIASTNLLIFEKLDVK from the coding sequence ATGAATAATGTGACTTCCAACGCCAAAGTTTTTGAACTCGAAGAGACAGTAAAAAGCTGGGATAATGATTATTATCAGCCTGTAGCTGAATATTACTACGACCAAGCTATTCCCACTATGTTGAAACTAATGGGAGTTCAACCAGGATCAAAGGTACTAGATGCAGGTTGTGGACCTGGTGTTCACAGTATTCGAATTGCTAAACAAAATTGTCAAGTAATGGCTATTGACTTTTCGAAAACGATGCTTCAAAATGCCAAGCAACGCGTCGAAAAAGCCGGTTTTAGCACTGCAGTTGAGTTTCAACAAGAAGATTTAACTGCTCTTAGCTTTCCAGATGCGTCATTTCAGTATGTATTTTCTTGGGGGGTGATTATTCATATTCAAGAGATAGAAAAAGCTCTCAATGAGCTCACAAGAATAGTAGATACTAATGGTAAATTAGCCCTTTATGTAACGAATAACAACGCTCTAGATCATCTGGTAGAAAAAATAGCTAAATTTTGTCTGCGTCAACCAATATTACGTAAGCAAAAATTATCTATAGGCGAGGGAACTTGGTATGATTTTAATGGCGAAAAACTCTGGGTTTGGCAATTTGATACAAACTTTTTGACTCAATATATCGAAGCAAGAGGTTTTCGCAAAACTCATCATATCATTGGTGAATTTACAGAAAATCAAAGACGCGTCCAGGGAATATTCAGAAAATTTTTGTTGCAACTCAATAATTTTTGCTATGCTTTAAAAGTGCATCCTTCTATCGCTAGTACTAATTTACTGATTTTTGAAAAGCTAGATGTCAAGTAG
- a CDS encoding PEP-CTERM sorting domain-containing protein — MKNISLAVLTASASLLAFGSVSAEAATFTYNFNSPRGTLTSPQVFSPNPVGPNLTVSAFKDLPDLEVGTFDINFNGIGVAGNPGGQATGRSFRNQEAIELNFPGVQQYRLVNVTFAGLSTLSQNRDISLIVDAGSEGSVNVPGATSPTVVPGSSFGSDSGNVFVFTPTGNGDIFRLRSAEFEVVPEPLTILGTGLALASMPLMKKARQQKSE, encoded by the coding sequence ATGAAAAATATTTCTCTAGCAGTTTTAACAGCCAGCGCAAGCTTATTAGCTTTTGGATCTGTATCTGCAGAAGCAGCAACCTTTACTTACAATTTCAATTCTCCTAGAGGTACTCTTACCAGTCCACAAGTCTTTAGCCCTAATCCTGTTGGTCCTAATTTGACTGTAAGCGCTTTCAAAGATCTTCCCGACCTTGAGGTGGGAACGTTCGACATCAATTTCAATGGGATTGGCGTTGCTGGAAACCCTGGTGGTCAAGCTACTGGTAGAAGCTTTAGAAATCAAGAAGCTATTGAGCTAAACTTTCCTGGTGTACAACAGTACAGACTGGTCAATGTAACCTTTGCTGGACTTTCTACCCTCTCTCAGAACCGTGACATTAGTTTGATTGTTGATGCTGGATCAGAAGGTAGTGTTAACGTTCCCGGTGCGACTAGTCCTACTGTAGTACCAGGTTCTAGTTTCGGATCAGATTCTGGTAATGTATTTGTCTTTACACCAACTGGTAACGGTGATATATTCCGTCTCAGAAGCGCGGAGTTCGAAGTTGTTCCCGAGCCTTTAACCATTCTGGGTACAGGCTTGGCTTTAGCTTCTATGCCTTTAATGAAAAAAGCACGCCAACAAAAAAGCGAGTAA
- the dnaK gene encoding molecular chaperone DnaK produces the protein MGRVVGIDLGTTNSVVAVMEGGKPVVIANSEGMRTTPSVTGFNKDGELVVGQLARRQAVLNPENTFYGVKRFIGRQYAELQTESKRIPYTIRRDEIGNIKIRCPRLKKEFAPEEISAMILRKLAEEASRYLGEPVTGAVITVPAYFNDSQRQATKDAGRIAGLEVLRIINEPTAASLAYGLEKRKSETILVFDLGGGTFDVSILDVGEGVFEVKATSGDTQLGGNDFDKKIVDWLATEFQEKEGVDLRRDRQALQRLMEAAEKAKIELSGVSVTEINLPFITATPDGPKHIETQLSRAKFEELCGDLVSRLRRPIKRAFYDANLTPAQIDEVVLVGGATRMPMVKELVRSYINLEPNENVNPDEVVAVGAAIQSGILVGEVKDILLLDVTPLSLGIETIGGLMKKLIPRNTTIPVRRSDSFSTSENNQTMVEIQVLQGEREMALGNKSLGKFRLTGIPPAPRGMPQVQVSFDIDANGILQVTAVDKTTGRQQSLIIQGTSTLSEIEVNRMITEAAQFANEDRERRERVEKRNRAKTLTDQAQRKLKEVALDYGSQFANYYRRRIDSLCQVILDSLEKGDEVALDRAQADLQDALYELNREIRLQYESEEDEGFFASLRRTFSGDDDDDKYYSSRDYNRDDYRSPKPQDNYPSRSYQKDNRDDYRSYQNNNTQKDNQDDYPSRNYQRDNRDDYRSYQNNNTQRDNRDDYEPRKSSDSKARPRNYPPQSNPRYNDRGRSGNIPYENDWDEEDDEWF, from the coding sequence ATGGGTAGAGTAGTCGGCATAGACTTAGGAACAACTAACTCCGTGGTAGCTGTGATGGAAGGTGGCAAACCAGTAGTAATAGCTAACTCAGAAGGAATGCGAACCACACCATCAGTGACGGGATTTAACAAAGACGGAGAACTAGTCGTGGGACAACTAGCGCGCAGACAAGCCGTGCTCAACCCCGAAAATACATTTTATGGCGTCAAACGTTTTATTGGTCGTCAGTATGCAGAACTACAAACAGAATCTAAACGAATACCCTACACCATTCGTCGCGACGAAATAGGCAACATTAAAATCAGATGTCCCCGTCTGAAAAAAGAATTCGCCCCAGAAGAAATTTCAGCGATGATTCTGCGCAAACTAGCAGAAGAAGCAAGTCGCTATCTAGGAGAACCGGTAACAGGAGCAGTAATTACCGTACCCGCCTATTTCAACGACTCCCAACGACAAGCCACCAAAGACGCCGGACGCATAGCGGGCTTAGAAGTATTGAGAATTATCAATGAACCCACAGCAGCGTCCCTAGCTTATGGTTTAGAAAAAAGAAAAAGTGAAACAATCCTCGTTTTTGACCTGGGAGGAGGAACCTTTGACGTATCGATCCTAGACGTAGGAGAGGGAGTATTTGAAGTAAAAGCCACCAGTGGAGATACTCAGCTAGGAGGGAATGATTTCGATAAAAAAATAGTAGACTGGTTAGCCACAGAATTCCAAGAAAAAGAAGGGGTAGATCTCAGACGCGATCGCCAAGCTTTGCAACGCCTAATGGAAGCAGCAGAAAAAGCCAAAATCGAACTATCAGGAGTCAGCGTCACCGAAATTAACCTCCCCTTTATCACGGCTACCCCAGACGGACCCAAACACATTGAAACCCAACTCAGTCGCGCCAAATTTGAAGAACTCTGCGGTGATCTAGTTAGTCGCTTGCGTCGTCCCATCAAACGCGCCTTTTACGACGCTAACCTCACCCCTGCCCAAATAGACGAAGTCGTCCTAGTGGGGGGGGCTACGCGTATGCCCATGGTTAAAGAACTAGTACGCAGCTACATCAATCTAGAACCCAACGAAAACGTCAACCCCGATGAAGTAGTAGCCGTCGGCGCTGCCATTCAATCAGGTATTCTCGTAGGAGAAGTCAAAGACATCCTGCTGTTAGACGTTACCCCCCTGTCTCTAGGGATCGAAACAATTGGGGGATTAATGAAAAAATTAATTCCGCGCAACACAACCATCCCCGTCAGACGCTCCGACAGTTTTTCTACCTCAGAAAATAATCAAACCATGGTAGAAATACAAGTACTACAAGGAGAGCGGGAAATGGCATTGGGCAATAAATCCCTGGGTAAATTTCGCCTAACCGGTATACCCCCTGCACCTAGAGGAATGCCCCAAGTACAGGTATCTTTTGACATAGACGCCAACGGTATTTTACAAGTAACCGCAGTTGATAAAACCACCGGCAGACAGCAGAGTTTAATCATTCAAGGGACCTCCACTCTCAGCGAAATCGAAGTGAATCGCATGATTACCGAAGCCGCTCAATTCGCCAACGAAGACCGAGAACGTAGAGAAAGAGTAGAAAAACGAAATCGCGCTAAAACCCTCACAGATCAAGCTCAGCGCAAACTCAAAGAGGTCGCCCTTGACTACGGGAGCCAGTTCGCCAATTACTATCGTCGTCGCATAGACTCCCTCTGTCAAGTGATACTAGATAGTCTGGAAAAAGGCGATGAAGTAGCCTTAGATCGAGCTCAAGCCGATCTTCAAGACGCCCTCTACGAACTAAATCGAGAAATAAGACTGCAATATGAGTCGGAAGAAGATGAAGGCTTTTTTGCCTCCCTACGTCGCACTTTTAGCGGTGACGATGATGACGACAAATATTACTCCTCTCGAGACTACAATCGGGATGATTATCGCTCACCCAAACCTCAAGATAACTATCCCTCTCGCAGTTATCAAAAAGATAATCGGGATGACTATCGCAGTTACCAAAATAATAATACCCAGAAAGATAATCAAGATGATTATCCCTCTCGCAATTATCAAAGAGATAACCGGGATGACTATCGCAGTTACCAAAATAATAATACCCAGAGAGATAATCGGGATGACTATGAACCCAGAAAATCCTCAGATTCGAAGGCTAGACCGAGAAATTACCCCCCTCAATCCAACCCACGCTACAATGACCGCGGTCGCTCCGGAAATATTCCCTATGAAAATGATTGGGATGAAGAGGATGACGAATGGTTTTAA
- a CDS encoding 4-hydroxy-3-methylbut-2-enyl diphosphate reductase, whose protein sequence is MDTKAFKRSLQQSENYHRRGFGHGAEVNGVLNQEYQSSLIQEIRDRNFSLTRGNVTILLAQAFGFCWGVERAVAMAYETRQHFPQERLWITNEIIHNPSVNQRLKEMQVKFIEVKAGEKDFSVVESGDVVILPAFGASIAEMQTLNDKGCTIVDTTCPWVAKVWNSVEKHKKKDYTSIIHGKYNHEETIATSSFADKYLIVLNLEEAEYVANYILKGGVKSEFLAHFAQACSDGFDPDKDLVRIGIANQTTMLKSETEQIGKLFEHTILKKYGPIKLNEHFMSFNTICDATQERQDAMFELVKTELSLMVVIGGFNSSNTTHLQEIAQAKGIPSYHIDSSDRIGPGNRVEHKPLGKELEITENWLKEGEIVVGITSGASTPDKVVADVIEKIFNLKN, encoded by the coding sequence ATGGATACAAAAGCTTTTAAACGTTCACTACAACAATCAGAAAACTATCACCGTCGCGGTTTTGGTCATGGGGCGGAAGTAAATGGGGTTCTCAATCAAGAATATCAAAGCAGTCTTATTCAAGAAATTCGCGATCGCAACTTTTCCCTCACCAGAGGCAATGTTACCATCCTCTTGGCCCAAGCATTTGGCTTTTGTTGGGGAGTAGAACGCGCTGTAGCCATGGCTTACGAGACTCGTCAGCACTTCCCTCAAGAACGTCTTTGGATTACTAATGAAATTATTCATAATCCATCGGTCAACCAACGCCTGAAGGAAATGCAAGTAAAGTTTATTGAAGTAAAAGCAGGAGAAAAAGACTTTTCCGTAGTAGAGTCGGGAGATGTAGTCATTTTACCCGCTTTTGGCGCTAGCATCGCTGAAATGCAAACACTCAACGACAAGGGTTGTACCATCGTAGATACCACCTGTCCGTGGGTAGCCAAAGTTTGGAATTCCGTAGAAAAACACAAAAAAAAGGACTATACCTCCATCATTCACGGAAAATATAATCACGAAGAAACCATCGCAACGAGTTCCTTCGCTGATAAATATCTGATTGTTCTAAATTTAGAAGAAGCAGAATACGTAGCCAACTATATACTCAAAGGAGGAGTAAAGAGCGAATTTTTAGCTCATTTTGCCCAAGCTTGTTCTGATGGCTTCGATCCAGACAAAGATTTAGTAAGAATTGGGATCGCTAATCAAACCACCATGCTTAAAAGCGAAACCGAACAGATAGGAAAACTGTTTGAGCATACTATCCTCAAAAAATACGGACCGATAAAACTAAACGAACACTTTATGAGTTTTAACACCATTTGTGACGCCACTCAAGAACGTCAAGATGCCATGTTTGAACTAGTAAAAACAGAACTGTCCCTAATGGTAGTCATCGGCGGGTTTAACTCTTCTAACACCACCCATCTGCAAGAAATAGCCCAAGCCAAGGGAATACCCTCCTATCATATAGACAGTAGCGATCGCATAGGTCCAGGCAATCGTGTTGAACACAAACCCTTAGGAAAAGAACTAGAAATTACCGAAAACTGGCTAAAGGAAGGAGAAATAGTCGTGGGGATCACCTCAGGCGCATCCACCCCTGATAAAGTAGTCGCCGACGTTATCGAGAAAATTTTCAACCTCAAAAACTAG
- the pcrA gene encoding DNA helicase PcrA: MQSIYSHLNPSQSLAVKHFCGPLLVVAGAGSGKTRALTYRIAHLIEECRVNPENILAVTFTNKAAREMKERIENIFAQQQAQRTQGQRLELLPEALQKTIRSKVYQTTTKPLWIGTFHSTLARILRYDIDKYQDEKGRKWQKNFSIFDESDVQQLIKKIIIKKLNLDEKKFDNRQVRSQISNAKNMGMSPWDYARENPDYRGKVIADVYEMYQTELAANNALDFDDLILIPVKLFQQNESILGYWHSQFHHILVDEYQDTNRTQYDLISLLSTNGETDKAKINWQNRSIFVVGDADQSIYSFRMADFTILLNFQADFGDGLPEEETKTMVKLEENYRSQENILEAANQLIEQNTQRIDKVLKATRGEGAKICVHKANNEQREADFVINQMTKLRQQNPELDWGDFAILYRMNAQSRPFEELLIASGIPYTVVGGMRFYDRKEIKDALAYLRLITNPADTVSLLRVINTPRRGIGEKTLDSLQLAATELGIPLWQIIADETSVNTLAGRASKAINAFAQMILEYQQRLDDLPASKILDGIMEASSYTADLRQQGTAEADNRLENLAELYNAVMQYQRDNEDNSLQGFLANASLASDLDNLTEGQQAVSLMTLHSAKGLEFTVVFLVGLEQGLFPHNRSLQDPLKLEEERRLCYVGITRAREQLFLTYTEQRSLWGTVEIAVPSQFLAELPEELMTGFNSRRVKRSQHQSSQNWQVGDRLFHPHFGEGVITLILGSGKNINLAVKFSGTNVKIIDPKFVKLDRLT; encoded by the coding sequence ATGCAAAGTATTTATAGCCATCTTAATCCTTCTCAGAGTCTTGCTGTGAAACACTTTTGCGGACCTTTGCTCGTAGTAGCAGGAGCCGGATCTGGTAAAACACGGGCTTTAACTTATAGAATCGCTCATTTAATCGAAGAATGTCGAGTAAATCCAGAAAATATTTTAGCCGTTACTTTTACCAATAAAGCAGCTAGAGAGATGAAAGAGCGAATCGAAAATATCTTTGCTCAACAACAAGCTCAACGAACTCAGGGACAACGTTTAGAACTTTTACCAGAAGCTTTGCAAAAAACAATCAGATCCAAGGTGTATCAAACTACTACTAAACCCTTGTGGATCGGCACTTTTCATAGTACTTTAGCTCGGATTCTTCGCTACGATATTGATAAATACCAAGATGAAAAAGGAAGAAAATGGCAGAAAAACTTTTCTATATTTGACGAATCAGATGTACAGCAGTTAATTAAAAAAATTATTATTAAAAAGTTAAATTTAGACGAAAAGAAGTTTGACAATCGTCAGGTTCGCTCTCAAATAAGTAACGCGAAAAATATGGGTATGTCTCCTTGGGATTATGCTAGAGAAAATCCAGATTATAGAGGAAAAGTTATAGCAGATGTCTATGAAATGTATCAAACAGAATTAGCGGCTAATAACGCTTTAGATTTTGATGATTTAATTTTAATCCCAGTTAAGTTATTTCAGCAAAATGAATCAATTTTAGGTTATTGGCATAGTCAGTTTCACCATATCTTAGTAGATGAATATCAGGATACTAATCGCACCCAATATGACCTTATTAGTCTTCTTTCTACTAATGGAGAAACGGATAAAGCTAAAATTAACTGGCAAAATAGATCGATTTTTGTAGTAGGTGATGCGGATCAATCGATTTATTCTTTTCGAATGGCGGATTTTACCATTTTGTTGAACTTTCAAGCTGATTTTGGCGATGGATTACCGGAAGAAGAAACCAAAACAATGGTGAAACTAGAAGAAAACTATCGTTCTCAGGAAAATATCTTAGAAGCTGCTAATCAATTGATTGAGCAAAATACCCAAAGAATCGATAAGGTACTAAAAGCTACTAGAGGTGAGGGAGCAAAAATATGCGTTCATAAAGCTAATAATGAACAAAGAGAAGCTGATTTTGTTATTAATCAAATGACTAAATTAAGACAACAAAATCCTGAGTTGGATTGGGGAGATTTTGCGATTCTCTATCGAATGAATGCTCAATCTCGACCTTTCGAAGAATTGTTAATCGCTTCAGGAATTCCCTATACAGTGGTGGGAGGAATGAGGTTTTACGATCGCAAAGAAATCAAAGACGCTTTAGCTTATTTACGTCTCATCACTAATCCAGCTGATACCGTTAGTTTACTCAGAGTTATTAATACACCCAGACGGGGAATCGGTGAAAAAACTCTAGATTCTCTCCAGCTAGCCGCAACAGAATTAGGAATTCCTCTCTGGCAAATTATAGCAGATGAAACTTCGGTAAATACTCTAGCGGGACGCGCTAGTAAAGCGATCAACGCATTTGCGCAAATGATTCTAGAGTATCAACAGCGACTAGATGATCTACCCGCGTCGAAAATCCTTGACGGAATTATGGAAGCATCAAGCTACACTGCAGACTTAAGACAACAGGGTACCGCAGAAGCTGATAATCGTTTGGAAAACTTGGCTGAACTCTACAATGCGGTTATGCAGTATCAAAGAGATAATGAAGATAACAGTCTTCAAGGTTTTCTGGCTAATGCTTCTTTAGCTTCCGATTTAGATAATCTTACTGAAGGTCAACAAGCGGTGTCTTTAATGACTCTACACTCAGCCAAAGGTTTGGAGTTCACTGTAGTCTTTTTGGTAGGTTTAGAACAGGGTTTGTTTCCCCACAACCGCAGTCTTCAAGATCCACTTAAATTAGAAGAAGAACGTCGACTATGTTATGTTGGTATTACTAGAGCACGAGAACAACTATTTTTAACCTATACCGAACAACGTAGTCTCTGGGGTACGGTAGAGATAGCTGTACCCTCTCAATTTTTGGCTGAACTACCTGAAGAGCTAATGACAGGTTTTAATTCCCGTCGTGTTAAGCGTAGTCAACATCAGTCTTCTCAAAATTGGCAAGTAGGCGATCGCCTGTTTCATCCTCACTTCGGTGAAGGTGTAATTACCCTAATCTTAGGTTCGGGAAAAAACATTAATTTAGCGGTTAAATTTTCAGGTACTAATGTCAAGATTATCGATCCAAAATTCGTTAAGCTAGATAGGCTGACATAG
- a CDS encoding DnaJ C-terminal domain-containing protein, with product MQNRNYYAILGVPSNATQEEIKKAFRQLARQYHPDVNPNNKASEEKFKYINEAYDVLYDEEKRKTYDAQNNYSSRFRSSKNGAQRNASVVEKIKQRRSAFSSVSKDERERIRSQATTAYRPGTTKSVKESIAPGNSPKNIEARLTLPLEKAYQGGKERIRLEDGRSLEIDMPPAILDGQKIRLKGQGLNGGDLYLEISIAPHRWFSLLNYDIYCEVPITPSEAVLGGAIEVLTIDGLVKMNVPQGIHSGQLLRLANKGYPDSQGNRGDQLVELKIVVPKEISEEEKNLYQKLKEIETFNPRQHLFN from the coding sequence ATGCAAAATCGTAATTATTACGCCATACTAGGGGTTCCTAGCAACGCTACTCAGGAAGAAATAAAAAAAGCATTTCGCCAACTAGCGCGACAATATCATCCTGATGTTAATCCCAATAACAAAGCATCAGAAGAAAAATTTAAATACATCAACGAAGCCTACGACGTTCTATACGACGAAGAAAAAAGGAAAACCTACGACGCTCAAAATAACTATAGCAGTCGCTTCCGTAGTTCTAAAAATGGCGCCCAACGCAATGCAAGCGTAGTGGAGAAAATTAAACAAAGAAGGTCAGCTTTTAGTAGTGTATCCAAGGACGAGAGGGAAAGAATTAGGTCTCAAGCCACCACTGCCTATCGCCCAGGTACCACCAAGTCAGTAAAAGAATCCATAGCACCCGGAAATAGTCCTAAAAATATCGAGGCGAGATTAACCTTACCCCTGGAAAAAGCTTACCAAGGGGGTAAAGAGCGAATTCGTCTCGAAGATGGGCGATCGCTAGAAATCGATATGCCGCCAGCTATACTTGATGGTCAGAAAATTAGACTAAAAGGTCAAGGGCTTAATGGAGGGGATTTATATTTAGAAATAAGCATCGCCCCCCACCGTTGGTTTTCCTTGCTCAATTACGATATCTACTGTGAAGTACCCATCACTCCTAGCGAAGCAGTACTCGGAGGAGCGATCGAAGTACTCACCATCGATGGACTAGTGAAAATGAACGTACCCCAAGGCATACACTCGGGTCAACTTTTGCGTCTAGCCAATAAGGGATATCCCGATTCCCAAGGTAACCGAGGCGATCAGTTAGTAGAACTTAAAATAGTCGTTCCTAAAGAAATTAGCGAGGAAGAAAAAAATCTCTACCAGAAGTTGAAAGAGATCGAAACATTCAATCCGCGTCAACACCTATTTAATTAA